ACCATAACCACCCAGATTCAAATAATAATTCTGACGGTCGAAAACGTCGAGGTCATGGAGCAAAACATAAACCAGTCTCCTTGCCGACTGTCGAAGTGATGAGACAGTGTTTTAACAAATATTTAGAGATTGAAGTAGCTAATGGTGATGCTGCACCCGATACAATCAAGACCTATCAGCGTAGAATCGAGCAGTACTTAACTTGGTGTAGCCAGAGGTCTTTATCTCCTGCTTTAGTAACCCAGGAAGATATTTTAAACTATCGAAGATATTTAATAGTCGAGCGCAAGCTTCAATCTAAAACGATCGCTTTGACATTAGTAGTAATTCGAGCTTTTTATCATGCTTGTTTTAAACTTGATTTGGTCAAAGAAAATTTGGTTATTGGAGTAAATCCGCCCAAAACTAAAATAGATGCTGTTGATTCGATCACTTTTTTAACCATAGAGCAATTAAAACATTTGTTTTCTCAGATGAGCAGTGATAATTCCGTCAAGTCATTACGCGATCGCTTCATTGTCAGTTTGATGGCATTAGAAGGATTACGCACCGTCGAGTTAAATAGAGCGTCTGTTGGCAATATAAGAGGAAACAAGGGCGATCGATGTTCCCTTTGTGTTGAAGGAAAAGGTAAAATTCGTACTGTTCCTTTACGTGACGATTTGGCTAATTTGATGTGGCGATATCTTGAAGCTAGATCTTTTCAAGGAGAAAAACTTACTTCGATTTCTCCCTTATTTATTTCCTTATCAAACCGTTTTAATGGGCGTAGATTGTCTCGTCGAGGTATTCGCTATATAGTTGATGGTTATTTAAATGAAGCTGGCTTAAAAGAAATCGATTTCAACTCCTCTCGCTCTTGCCATAGCCTGCGTCATACAGCAGGAACTTTAGGGTTGGCAGGGGGAGCAAGTTTGAGACAAGTGCAGGAACTTTTAGGACATAGCGATCCTAAAACTACAGCTATCTATGCTCATGTTTTAGAGCGTCATGAAAATAATCCTGCTCTCGGTATTAATGTTGAAATTTGAGCAGATTACTTTTATCTACGTGAGCGGGAAGACCCCGTTAAACCGAAGCTTAGCGAGAAATGATGTTTTGCTTGCTCTATCTCTTCTAACC
This Pleurocapsa minor HA4230-MV1 DNA region includes the following protein-coding sequences:
- a CDS encoding site-specific integrase: MTINNTERANHNHPDSNNNSDGRKRRGHGAKHKPVSLPTVEVMRQCFNKYLEIEVANGDAAPDTIKTYQRRIEQYLTWCSQRSLSPALVTQEDILNYRRYLIVERKLQSKTIALTLVVIRAFYHACFKLDLVKENLVIGVNPPKTKIDAVDSITFLTIEQLKHLFSQMSSDNSVKSLRDRFIVSLMALEGLRTVELNRASVGNIRGNKGDRCSLCVEGKGKIRTVPLRDDLANLMWRYLEARSFQGEKLTSISPLFISLSNRFNGRRLSRRGIRYIVDGYLNEAGLKEIDFNSSRSCHSLRHTAGTLGLAGGASLRQVQELLGHSDPKTTAIYAHVLERHENNPALGINVEI